A segment of the Aridibaculum aurantiacum genome:
TCGTTTGAGCCGCGTACAAGCTAACATAGCAAGAGAGATTGCCGGCGATAATGAATTCAAAACTGCTGTAGTAGCAAGCATGTTCAAAGGCAACCAATTCTTCTTATACGAATACGATGTATTTAAAGATGTTCGTTTGGTAGGTACGCCTCCGGAGAGCATTGGTAAGTTTGGTGGCGATACAGACAACTGGGAGTGGCCACGTCATACAGGCGACTTCTCTGTGTTTCGTGTGTACATGAGTGCTGATGGTAAGCCAGCCAACTACAGTGTGAACAACGTGCCTTACAAGCCTAAGCATCACCTTCCTGTTTCTATTAAGGGAGTAAAAGATGGCGATTATGCAATGATCTTTGGATACCCTGGTGGTACCAACAGGTACGAAACTTCTGCAGGTATAGAACTGGCTACATCTATCAACAATCCTACACTTGTAAAGCTGCGGGATATGCGCCTGAAGTACATGATGCAGGAAATGGTAAAAAGCCCTGCTACCAAACTTCAGCTTGCATCTGAGTATGCTTCTGTTGCTAACTACTGGAAGTTTTTTGATGGTGAAACAAAGCAACTTCAGAAGTATGATGTTTACGGTCAGAAGCAAAAAGCAGAGCAGGAATTTATTAATTGGGCAAGAGGCAAAGCAGAGTATGAGAACATCTTCAATGATGTGAACAAAGCTTATAAAGAATGGCAGCCTTATGCATTGCACCGCCAATATATTTTAGAAGGTGTAGGAGCTGCTAAAATAGTTCAAGCTGCTGCCAGCCTTCAAAACCTGGAAGCGCAGCTAAAAAGGCAAGATGCTAAGCCTGCAGATATTCAAGCCGCAATTGCAGCTGCAGAAAGAGCAAGGCAGAACTACCACGAGAATACCAACTTCAAAGCTGATGAAAATATACTGGCAGCTGCAGTTATGATGTTCTACAACGACGTGGATAAGAACCAACAACCAAAAGGTTTTTACGAAGATCTTTTCCGCAAGTACAGCAGCATTGAAGCAAGTCCTTACCGTGCTTTTGCATCTAATGTTTATGGCAACAGCATGCTGGTTGATAACGGCAAGTGGGATGCTTTTAAAGCAAATCCAACATTGCAAACTTTACAGGCAGATCCTGCTTTTCAAATTGTAGAAGCGTTTATCAAAAACTACAACAATACCATAGCACCTCGCTATGCAACGTTCACTGCGCAGAACAATGAATTAGGTAGGTTATATCTGAAAGGCATAATGCAAATGGATCCTAAGCGTGCAAAGCAAATGTATCCTGATGCAAACTTCACTATGCGTGTTAGCTATGGCAATGTAAAAAGCTATGCTCCGCGCGATGCTGTTCATTATGATTATGTAACTACTATGAGTGGTGCAATGGCTAAATATGTACCTGGTGATTACGAGTTCGACCTGCCTCAGCGTTTTGTTGAATTATATAAAGCAAAAGACTTTGGTCGTTATGCTGATCCACGTGAGAATGATGTTGTGGTTGGCTTCATTACTACAAATGACATTACAGGTGGTAATTCTGGTTCACCGGTTATAAATGCTCGTGGAGAATTGATTGGTCTTGCTTTCGATGGTAACTATGAAGCGCTTAGCCACAAGCTAAAATTTGATGAAGACCTTAATCGTACCATCAATGTAGATATACGCTATGTTCTATGGTGTATAGAAAAATTAGGTGGCGCAAAGCATATTGTAGATGAATTGACTATTGCTAAATAGTACTTACTAACCCAACCACTAATTACCCTCTTCATTTATTTGAAGAGGGTTTTTTTATTTAGGCCATTTTAATTATTCAATAAAAAAATTAAAGGAAGATAAATCCAACATGACAAGCGGTGCGTAGATGAAGCAAATCACACAACAATTAAAAATCAAAAAACAAGAACATGAAAAAAGTAATTTTTGCACTAGGTTTTGCTGCGTTTATATCTACAGCAATTAATGCACAGGAGAAGACTGTAATGGTAGGTGGTGCTGCTATGTATCCTTCTAAAAACATTGTACAGAATGCAGTTAATAGTAAAGATCATACTACGCTGGTAGCAGCTGTTAAAGCAGCAGGATTAGTAGAAACATTACAAGGTGCAGGTCCGTTCACTGTATTCGCGCCTACCAACGCTGCATTTGATAAACTACCTAAAGGAACAGTGGAAACACTTGTGAAGCCAGAGAACAAAAGCACGCTTACATCTATTCTTACTTATCATGTAGTACCAGGAAGAATTAGCAGTGCTGACCTGGTAAAGATGATAAAACAAAATGGCGGTACTTTTTCTGCTAAAACTGTAGAAGGAGATGAAATAACTTTTATGCAAAAAGGCAACAATATCTTTTTGAAAGATGCAAAAGGTAATAAAAGCAAAGTGACAATAAAAGACGTTAACCAGAGCAATGGAGTAATTCACGTTATTGACACAGTAGTTATGCCAAATAGCTAGTTCAGTATGGTTGTACAGATGGATGGGGGGCTATTTTTAGCCTCCCTTTTTTATTTGTTTTTCTCCATAATAATTGAAAGCATTTGCAATGCATGATGAATTCGTATAAAGTTAAACTTAGGTTCTTCCTACTATCACTTATTTTGCAGCCTCAAATAAAGAGAGGCAGTTGAAACGATTTCTATATTTTATTCCCGGTATTACATGGTGGTTGATTTGCACGGTGCTTTTAGTTATACCTGGAAACGAACTGCCTTCCACTAATATCAAAATTCCCTTCTTCGATAAGATTGTTCATCTGGGAATGTTTGCACTCATGACCTTTTTGTTTTCTTATCCTTATATCAAAGTTTCTAAAACTGCGGCAGAAGTGAAAGCCTACATACTTGCTATTGCACTTTATGCATTGGCTTTTGGTATAGCTATGGAATTTGTTCAAAAGTATCTTGTGGCCAACCGTTCTTTTGATGAGGTAGATATACTTTTCGACGCATTAGGCTGCGCAACAGGAGCATGGTTTAGTTGGGTTGTATACAAAAAAATAGGCCCCGATAGAAATCGGGGCCGCAACCAAAACTAACTGCTTATGAGAATCGTCGACTGTTTCCAGTCTTAATATTTTGAAGGTCCTTCGACCTGTATTTGAAAAATCAAAGTTACAACTTCCACCTAGTTCCTGCTGTTAAGAGCTTGTAAAACGAATTTTAAAATTCACTTAATGCAGTCGGCTGGAACCTGAAACTGTTTTAAGAACTTCTGTACTTATATATAAACAAGCACTAGGCCAAAATGAATAAAAGTTGTGAAAGAAATGTTAATGCTCTAGTGGCAGCTGATATTATTAGTTTCAGAAGCTAGCAATGGACTCAGGTAAGGGATGTTCAGGTTTAGACCACGAAGAATGAGGAGCACAGCCATGGTAGCCACTACATACGGAACCATTCTTTTGATGGTGTTGCGGGTGCTAAGGTTGATGATGTAGCCAAAATAAGATAGCAGGAACAGCGCCGGGAAAGTGCCCGCTCCAAAACTTGCCATAAATCCTGCCGCACCTCCTATACTGCCGGTAGCCAGGGCACCGGTTACTGCCATATAAACCAACCCACAAGGAAGCAGGCCATTTGCCATACCCAACAAATACATACTCGCCACTGAAGGAGAGGTAAGGAATATTGAAACTAGTGATTGTACAAACAGCTGCACTTTACCATATCCTGGTAAGTGAAAGAGTGGTTTACCTGCTGCACCTTGAATAACGATGATAAGAATGGTGATACCTGCTATAATCGAAAACCATTGCTGGAAGCCTGCTATATGGATCTGGCGGCCCAATAAGCCAAACAGCACACCAATGATGCTGTAAGTGGTAATGCGGCCAGCATTGTACAGCAAAATGCCAGCTGCTTTTTTTGCACCATTCAAATGCTGCGTAGGTAGCGAAAATGCAATAGCACCACACATGCCTACACAGTGAAAGCTGCTAACCAACCCTAAAGCAAAAGCAGATATAATAACAGTTACTGACATTAGTTTACCTCGATGAACTTTTCAGTGTGAAAATGATCGTCGCCTGCCTGCCAGCTAAGTTTAAGCGTATAATTGGCCCTGGCCAGCCTGCTCTTCTCTATTACAAACTGCCCTTGCTCATTTACCTGCAACGGAAGCTTCCTATCGCTGGAGGCATTGGTGGCGCAGTAGAACCATGCTTCGCCGGTAAGCACCAGCCCTTGCTGCTCTTTAGGCATGGTAATGATCACCTGGTTGTCGCTGCCAGTAATAACAACATCTGTTATCTTATTGGCGTTGTTCATGCCATCGATCTTGTCCTGGTAGCGCAGCTCATCTGCATAATAATCTTTTGAAACCAGTTCTATGTTTTGCTTCATACATAGGTATACCAGCGTGCCCATTAATGCGGCAAAGGCTACAAATACTGCCACTAATCTATTACCCCAACTCATAGTTTATAATTTTAAATCTTTAATCGGCCACAGGGCCTAAGAAATTTGTTGATACTGTTGCCAATTTTTCTTCGCCATTATATAATCCAACGCTCAGTTTGGTCTTTCTTTCTTTTACCGTTTGCCTTGGCAGCACAACAAAGAAAGATCCGCTGCCTTGTCCTTCTTGCGCTATTTCAATGAATGGTTTTCCTATCACTTCTATCTTGCCTGTGGCATCTTCCAGCTTTACCGTCAGGTTTATGGGTTCGGTAGTTTTATTAGCCAGCTTTATGTTGTAAAGGTTTGAAATGCTATCTGTTCCTCTTTCCTGGTAGAGCATGCCAGGTGTACGCATTACGGTGGCATCTACATCTTTTCGGGTAAATAATATAGCTGCTAGAATAAGCACCACAATGCCGCAAAGCAGTGTATACATTTTCATGCGCGATGTATAGTGAAGCGGCTGACCCGTCTCTATACTATTTTCACTTGCGTAACGGATCAAACCCTTAGGCTTGCCTATCTTCTCCATTACATTATCGCAGGCATCAATACATGCTGTACAACCGACGCATTCCATTTGTACACCATTGCGTATATCAATTCCGGTAGGACAAACATTCACACACTGGAAGCAATCAATGCAATCGCCAAAATCATTTGCTTCAAATTTTTTAGCAAGTCCTCTTGGCTCACCACGTTTATAATCGTAAGCCACCACCATTGAATTCTTGTCGAGCAATACGCCCTGCAGCCTGCCGTAAGGACAAACTACTGTGCAGGCATACTCGCGGAAATAAGCATAAACTGCATAGAACACGATGCTAAAAAGAATGATGGCAGAAAAACCTACCACATGCTCTGATACCGGTTCTGATATGATCTCACCCAGTTGTTTGATGCCAATGACATAGGATAGGAAAAAGTTAGAGATGATGAACGCCAGGGCAAAAAACAGGATATGCTTTACTGATTTTTTAAAGATCTTCTTACCTGTCCAGGGTGCTCTGTCCAGCATCTTTTGCCGGTTCCTGTCGCCCTCTACCAGGTATTCCAACTTTCTGAACATCATTTCCATGAAGTTGGTTTGAGGGCAAGCCCAGCCGCAGAATAATCTTCCAAATGCAGCGGTGAAGAGAATGATGAAAAAGATAAATGCGATCATTCCCAAGCCAAAAATGAAGAAGTCCTGCGGCCAGAAAACTTTTGTAAACAAGATGAACTTAGCTTCTGTGATATTGAAAAGAAAAAGCGGCCGTCCATCAATATGTAAGAAGGGTGTACCAAAAAATAAGGTGAAATAGATCCAGCTTAACCTGGTGCGCCACTTATAGAATTTTCCTTTAGGTTTTTGTGCAAAGACCCATTTTCTTTTTCCTGTTTCATCTACAGTTGCTATCCTGTCCCTGAAACTTTCCACACTGATCTTTTCTATATGTTCCTTTGCTGTTATCATTATCTGTTAGCTGCTAACTTATTATCGGGTGCTTTAGTACTATCAGCAGTTGGTTGTGTTTCTTCGGTATACAATTCGCCTTGAGGTTCTTTTGGATTAGCTGGTTTGGTGCCATGCAGTGACTTGATATAACTGGAGATATTCGCAATCTGTACAGGTGAAAAATCATCCTTCCAGCTCTTCATTCCTTTTTCGGGTACACCGTATTTTATCACTTTAAAAACATCCTTCACACTTCCTTTGTGCAGCCAGTAGTCATCTGTTAGGTTTGGTCCTACTATACCACCACCTTCTGGTCCATGACAAGCAGCACATGATGCTCCAAAGAGTTTTTTGCCTTCAGCTAGTGCACCTGCGTCTGTTATAAGTGTTACCGTATTCTCATCTACTTTATTAGCTGCTTTTTTCAAATATTCTTCCTGTGCGGCTTCAGCCTTAGCCATTGCAATTGCATAC
Coding sequences within it:
- a CDS encoding sulfite exporter TauE/SafE family protein, coding for MSVTVIISAFALGLVSSFHCVGMCGAIAFSLPTQHLNGAKKAAGILLYNAGRITTYSIIGVLFGLLGRQIHIAGFQQWFSIIAGITILIIVIQGAAGKPLFHLPGYGKVQLFVQSLVSIFLTSPSVASMYLLGMANGLLPCGLVYMAVTGALATGSIGGAAGFMASFGAGTFPALFLLSYFGYIINLSTRNTIKRMVPYVVATMAVLLILRGLNLNIPYLSPLLASETNNISCH
- a CDS encoding VanZ family protein, coding for MKRFLYFIPGITWWLICTVLLVIPGNELPSTNIKIPFFDKIVHLGMFALMTFLFSYPYIKVSKTAAEVKAYILAIALYALAFGIAMEFVQKYLVANRSFDEVDILFDALGCATGAWFSWVVYKKIGPDRNRGRNQN
- a CDS encoding S46 family peptidase; translation: MKKFFVSIALLLTVCTSRATEGMWLPLLLGEQVYSDMVRKGLKLKADQLYSANKSSLKDAIVIFGNGCTGEIVSSQGLLFTNHHCGYGQIAAASTVENNYLRDGFWAADKTKEIPNKGLTVRFLSSISDVTRRVNDSLGSLAGAERASRLSRVQANIAREIAGDNEFKTAVVASMFKGNQFFLYEYDVFKDVRLVGTPPESIGKFGGDTDNWEWPRHTGDFSVFRVYMSADGKPANYSVNNVPYKPKHHLPVSIKGVKDGDYAMIFGYPGGTNRYETSAGIELATSINNPTLVKLRDMRLKYMMQEMVKSPATKLQLASEYASVANYWKFFDGETKQLQKYDVYGQKQKAEQEFINWARGKAEYENIFNDVNKAYKEWQPYALHRQYILEGVGAAKIVQAAASLQNLEAQLKRQDAKPADIQAAIAAAERARQNYHENTNFKADENILAAAVMMFYNDVDKNQQPKGFYEDLFRKYSSIEASPYRAFASNVYGNSMLVDNGKWDAFKANPTLQTLQADPAFQIVEAFIKNYNNTIAPRYATFTAQNNELGRLYLKGIMQMDPKRAKQMYPDANFTMRVSYGNVKSYAPRDAVHYDYVTTMSGAMAKYVPGDYEFDLPQRFVELYKAKDFGRYADPRENDVVVGFITTNDITGGNSGSPVINARGELIGLAFDGNYEALSHKLKFDEDLNRTINVDIRYVLWCIEKLGGAKHIVDELTIAK
- the ccoG gene encoding cytochrome c oxidase accessory protein CcoG yields the protein MITAKEHIEKISVESFRDRIATVDETGKRKWVFAQKPKGKFYKWRTRLSWIYFTLFFGTPFLHIDGRPLFLFNITEAKFILFTKVFWPQDFFIFGLGMIAFIFFIILFTAAFGRLFCGWACPQTNFMEMMFRKLEYLVEGDRNRQKMLDRAPWTGKKIFKKSVKHILFFALAFIISNFFLSYVIGIKQLGEIISEPVSEHVVGFSAIILFSIVFYAVYAYFREYACTVVCPYGRLQGVLLDKNSMVVAYDYKRGEPRGLAKKFEANDFGDCIDCFQCVNVCPTGIDIRNGVQMECVGCTACIDACDNVMEKIGKPKGLIRYASENSIETGQPLHYTSRMKMYTLLCGIVVLILAAILFTRKDVDATVMRTPGMLYQERGTDSISNLYNIKLANKTTEPINLTVKLEDATGKIEVIGKPFIEIAQEGQGSGSFFVVLPRQTVKERKTKLSVGLYNGEEKLATVSTNFLGPVAD
- a CDS encoding fasciclin domain-containing protein; its protein translation is MKKVIFALGFAAFISTAINAQEKTVMVGGAAMYPSKNIVQNAVNSKDHTTLVAAVKAAGLVETLQGAGPFTVFAPTNAAFDKLPKGTVETLVKPENKSTLTSILTYHVVPGRISSADLVKMIKQNGGTFSAKTVEGDEITFMQKGNNIFLKDAKGNKSKVTIKDVNQSNGVIHVIDTVVMPNS
- a CDS encoding FixH family protein, with protein sequence MSWGNRLVAVFVAFAALMGTLVYLCMKQNIELVSKDYYADELRYQDKIDGMNNANKITDVVITGSDNQVIITMPKEQQGLVLTGEAWFYCATNASSDRKLPLQVNEQGQFVIEKSRLARANYTLKLSWQAGDDHFHTEKFIEVN